Proteins encoded by one window of Gemmatimonadaceae bacterium:
- a CDS encoding DUF11 domain-containing protein, whose translation ANPTTGPTTVTDLLPAGLAFVSATGPGWSCSAAGQQVTCTHAGVIAPATSTAITLTVAVSAPAAPAVTNSASVTTPGDGNAGNNTSTVTTNVNSSPLDLAVTKTPASAFTAGRNASYQIAIANLSSRPTTSTVSVNDVLPAGLTFVSAAGTGFTCSATGQTVSCTYSPVLAPGQVVSLTLTVAVDPNLAGTVSNTATISTAGDSNPSNNSSTTSVNVGSALDLALTKAAGPLVIGSNGTFTLTVRNVGASTTRGTITITDNLATGLTFVSGGGSGFTCTASGALVTCVRTTPMVAGDVATVTLVVAVGTGAAPSVVNTATVSTPGDVNPVNDTSTTGSIPVSTPVTVPPPDLSVTKALITPAVSGSNVTFRVTVKNVGAGATTGPITIVDQLQPGLTYIGSAGAGWSCTVAGTVVTCVYPAPLAPGATTTLDLTLALASNVTLLGNTAVGSTPGDDDDDNNTGTVLPVPTVEPPDLALTKTASGPFVVGKPSTYSIVVRNVGNGATVGAITVTDTVPAGLTITGASGSGWTCTVTGRVVTCTHPGPLAGGASLPPITVNVIPTASAMPSVTNTARVTTPGDGNGTNDGDTVTTPVSGQPDLALDKQGPDSLTVGGTAPWTLTVRNTGTTATTGPIIVTDTLPAGLTFVSGSGPGFTCTASGQVVTCTRTAPPLGAGESVVIDLVTQVATTLSGPVRNVACVRTTGDTNAANDCDTHTATPAGLVDLVAFKDLTGPLVVGQQATFTLAARNVGAGPALPPIVLVDTLPPGLTFVSASGPGTTCAVLGAIVTCTRTTPLAPGETVTVTLVVNVGAAAGPRVTNCVDVRAANEQGSKANNRACAEAPVEGTGRLEISKVVSRAEVQVGDVVDYTIEVRNTGTGAVTGVVVRDVLPLGFLLESQSVRLDGVAGTPVTGAPGPELVFDVGSIPAGGRRVITYRVRVGPGARLGQNVNVAVARARGTETPPARARVQVSGGVFDERGAIVGKVYVQCDCERNAMQDAGEVGIPGVRVYLEDGTSAITDVEGKYSFYDVASRLHVVKVDRTTLPVGAVLVPLVNRNAGDGYSRLADVKAGELHRADFADGSRSAEVLERVLERRRAGEVSAAGEPTASSLTGLPLSARADRQPPTSAYVPPPIAPLTESNSQLPVTPLRAAAQQARATPSVGSMVSLEALLDGAATHQAPADGRTQVRVRVRALDPGGSPRAGTLRVTLESSLGRWLDADRNATQEGTQVDLVDGEGTFTLVTAARPGHGEVRVTTDDASTTIPMTFVPVNRPMLVSGLLNARVDFLDLVRGGLAVGASERFEDELRDGRLTDDSARTRAGARAALLMKGTVLDDRLLTLSYDSERDRGRTFFRDIRPDDAYPIHGDASMREYDAQSRRRFYARLDKGTSYTMYGDFQTTRADDRRILSAYDRSLTGAVQHLEGRAGSATLFASRGRIRQSVVELPGRGISGPYAIDATGLVNSERVEIIVRDRNQPSLILRRTPMVRFADYTLETGTGRIIFRAPVPSADANLNPTSVRVTFETEDGASEAFWVYGFDASVRAGTRAEIGGTFARDEGPATSHDILGLNASARLGAGTTLLGEYARTKDAVGATGDAQRVELRHQSASLEARVFAVRSDAGFANRSSVFAGGRTEIGGRFTRQLTEGTRLVGEALRSETSALADARREGALLAIERQFTPAVRGELGYRYARDDTPSAGSGMITDATDRDVSAVRARVHVALPRETRTSLFGEIEQDVRESDQRRVALGGEYILANRARLYGRHEILSGLTDPYAPNAGADRNVTVFGIDADYLRNTHMFSEYRARDAFAGRDAEASIGLRNRATLAPGLVLNTSFERVSPLATTGTERDKALAVTGAIEWTRPDLWKTTARLERRDASTGDNTLASFGYARKLSRDWTLIARTLWDDFDATVDQTRSFSQFGLAWRETDRNRWNALARYEQRFERYSEALGASRRDLAHIVAAAVNYQPVQRFTLSGRYAAKAATNSINGVGTHSTAQLFMGRGVLDLSSRFDLGAIGSLLTSDGFADRRYGLGGELGLILMKNLRVAGGYNLFGFTDRDLNSFGTTRRGPYVELGFKFDEALFGAGATRDGGSRQ comes from the coding sequence GCGAACCCGACCACCGGGCCCACCACGGTCACCGACCTGCTGCCCGCGGGTCTGGCGTTCGTGTCCGCGACGGGGCCGGGCTGGTCGTGCAGCGCGGCGGGGCAGCAAGTGACGTGTACCCACGCGGGCGTCATCGCGCCCGCCACGAGCACGGCGATCACGCTGACGGTCGCGGTCAGCGCGCCCGCCGCGCCCGCAGTCACCAACTCGGCAAGCGTAACGACGCCCGGCGACGGCAACGCCGGCAACAACACGTCCACCGTTACCACGAACGTCAACAGTTCCCCGCTCGACCTCGCCGTCACCAAGACACCGGCGTCGGCGTTCACCGCGGGTCGCAATGCCTCATACCAGATCGCGATCGCGAACCTCTCATCGAGGCCGACCACGTCGACGGTCAGCGTGAACGACGTGCTGCCGGCTGGCCTCACGTTCGTGTCGGCAGCCGGCACGGGATTCACGTGCAGCGCCACCGGGCAAACGGTCTCTTGCACCTACTCTCCGGTCCTCGCACCCGGCCAGGTCGTGTCGCTCACGCTCACGGTGGCCGTGGACCCCAACCTTGCCGGGACCGTCTCGAACACGGCGACGATCAGCACGGCGGGCGACAGCAATCCGTCCAACAACAGCTCGACAACGTCCGTCAACGTCGGCAGCGCCCTCGACCTCGCGCTGACCAAGGCCGCCGGGCCACTGGTCATCGGCAGCAACGGCACGTTCACGCTCACCGTGCGCAACGTCGGCGCGTCCACCACGCGCGGCACGATCACCATCACGGACAACCTCGCGACCGGCCTGACCTTCGTCTCCGGCGGCGGCAGCGGCTTCACCTGTACGGCGTCCGGAGCGCTCGTCACGTGCGTGCGCACCACCCCTATGGTGGCCGGTGACGTCGCCACGGTGACGCTGGTGGTGGCCGTCGGCACCGGTGCCGCGCCGTCCGTGGTCAACACGGCGACGGTATCCACGCCGGGCGACGTGAACCCGGTCAACGATACGAGCACGACGGGATCGATCCCGGTGTCGACGCCGGTCACGGTACCGCCGCCAGACCTCAGCGTCACGAAGGCGCTCATCACGCCGGCGGTCAGCGGATCCAACGTCACGTTCCGCGTCACCGTGAAGAACGTCGGTGCGGGAGCCACGACAGGCCCGATCACCATCGTCGACCAGTTGCAGCCGGGCCTCACCTACATCGGCAGTGCTGGCGCAGGCTGGTCATGTACGGTGGCGGGCACCGTGGTCACGTGTGTGTATCCGGCGCCGCTGGCGCCCGGGGCGACCACCACGCTCGACCTGACGCTTGCCCTCGCCTCGAACGTCACGCTCCTCGGCAACACCGCGGTCGGCTCGACGCCCGGTGACGACGACGACGACAACAACACCGGGACGGTCCTGCCGGTGCCCACGGTCGAGCCGCCCGATCTGGCGCTCACCAAGACCGCCAGCGGCCCGTTTGTCGTCGGCAAGCCGTCGACGTATTCCATCGTGGTTCGCAACGTGGGCAACGGTGCGACCGTCGGCGCCATCACGGTCACGGACACCGTTCCCGCGGGTCTGACGATCACCGGCGCCAGTGGATCGGGCTGGACGTGCACCGTGACCGGACGAGTCGTCACGTGTACGCATCCGGGCCCGCTGGCCGGCGGCGCCTCGCTTCCGCCGATCACCGTCAACGTGATCCCCACGGCGAGCGCGATGCCGTCCGTCACCAACACGGCGCGTGTGACCACGCCAGGCGATGGGAACGGCACCAACGACGGCGACACCGTAACCACGCCGGTCAGCGGCCAGCCGGATCTGGCGCTCGACAAGCAGGGACCGGATTCGCTGACGGTGGGCGGTACCGCGCCGTGGACCCTCACCGTGCGCAACACGGGCACGACCGCCACCACGGGACCGATCATCGTCACCGACACCCTCCCGGCCGGCCTCACGTTCGTCAGCGGTTCGGGCCCCGGCTTCACCTGCACCGCGAGCGGTCAGGTGGTGACGTGTACGCGGACGGCGCCCCCGTTAGGCGCCGGCGAGTCGGTCGTCATCGACCTGGTGACGCAGGTGGCCACCACGCTCAGCGGACCGGTGCGCAACGTCGCGTGTGTGCGCACGACCGGCGACACGAACGCCGCCAACGATTGCGATACGCATACGGCGACGCCCGCCGGGCTGGTGGATCTCGTCGCGTTCAAGGATCTGACCGGTCCGCTCGTGGTGGGCCAGCAGGCCACCTTTACGCTCGCGGCGCGCAACGTGGGCGCGGGGCCGGCGCTGCCGCCAATCGTCCTCGTCGACACGCTCCCGCCGGGCCTCACGTTCGTTTCCGCCTCGGGCCCCGGCACCACCTGCGCAGTGCTCGGCGCCATCGTGACGTGTACCCGTACGACGCCGCTTGCGCCGGGTGAGACGGTAACGGTCACACTCGTGGTGAACGTGGGCGCGGCGGCCGGTCCGCGCGTGACCAACTGCGTCGACGTGCGCGCGGCCAACGAGCAGGGCTCGAAGGCCAACAACCGCGCGTGCGCCGAGGCACCGGTCGAAGGCACGGGCCGCCTCGAGATCAGCAAGGTCGTCTCGCGCGCCGAGGTGCAGGTCGGCGATGTGGTTGACTACACGATCGAAGTGCGCAACACCGGCACCGGTGCCGTCACCGGGGTCGTCGTGCGCGACGTGCTTCCGCTCGGCTTCCTCCTCGAAAGCCAGAGCGTCCGCCTCGACGGCGTTGCCGGCACTCCCGTGACGGGCGCGCCCGGCCCGGAGCTCGTCTTTGATGTGGGAAGCATTCCGGCGGGTGGTCGACGCGTCATCACGTATCGCGTACGCGTTGGCCCGGGAGCGCGTCTGGGGCAGAACGTGAACGTGGCGGTGGCACGCGCCCGCGGTACCGAGACTCCTCCGGCGCGCGCCCGCGTGCAGGTGAGTGGCGGCGTGTTCGACGAACGCGGCGCCATCGTCGGCAAGGTCTACGTGCAGTGCGACTGCGAGCGCAACGCCATGCAGGACGCCGGTGAAGTCGGTATCCCGGGCGTTCGCGTCTACCTCGAGGACGGCACGAGCGCGATCACCGACGTCGAGGGCAAGTACAGCTTCTACGATGTGGCCTCGCGGCTGCACGTCGTGAAGGTGGATCGGACGACGCTGCCGGTTGGCGCGGTGCTGGTCCCACTCGTGAACCGCAACGCCGGTGACGGCTACTCCCGCCTGGCCGACGTGAAGGCCGGCGAGCTGCATCGCGCCGACTTCGCCGACGGATCGCGGAGTGCCGAGGTCCTCGAGCGCGTACTGGAGCGCCGCCGTGCCGGAGAGGTGAGTGCGGCGGGTGAGCCGACCGCATCGTCACTCACGGGACTGCCCCTGTCGGCGCGCGCCGACCGTCAGCCCCCAACGAGCGCCTACGTACCGCCGCCGATCGCTCCGCTGACCGAGTCCAACTCGCAACTGCCGGTGACGCCACTGCGCGCCGCCGCACAGCAGGCGCGCGCCACGCCGTCCGTGGGGAGCATGGTGAGTCTGGAAGCCCTGCTCGACGGTGCGGCGACCCACCAGGCGCCGGCGGACGGTCGCACGCAGGTCCGCGTCCGCGTGCGCGCGCTCGATCCGGGAGGAAGCCCGCGCGCGGGTACGCTCCGGGTCACCCTGGAGTCGTCGCTCGGGCGCTGGCTTGACGCCGACCGCAATGCCACGCAGGAGGGCACACAGGTGGACCTGGTGGATGGCGAGGGCACCTTCACGCTCGTGACCGCGGCGAGGCCGGGTCACGGCGAGGTGCGCGTGACCACCGACGACGCGTCGACGACGATCCCCATGACGTTCGTGCCGGTCAACCGGCCGATGCTGGTGAGCGGACTCCTCAACGCTCGCGTCGACTTCCTTGATCTCGTGCGCGGCGGACTTGCCGTGGGTGCGAGCGAGCGCTTCGAAGACGAACTGCGCGACGGACGACTGACCGACGACAGCGCGAGGACGCGCGCCGGTGCGCGTGCTGCGCTCCTGATGAAGGGCACCGTGCTCGACGATCGGCTGCTCACGCTCTCCTATGACAGCGAACGCGACCGTGGCCGCACCTTCTTCCGCGACATCCGGCCCGACGACGCGTACCCGATCCACGGTGACGCCTCGATGCGCGAATACGATGCCCAGTCGCGCCGCCGCTTCTACGCACGGCTCGACAAGGGCACCAGCTACACGATGTACGGTGACTTCCAGACGACGCGCGCGGATGATCGCCGAATCCTGTCGGCGTACGACCGCAGCCTGACCGGCGCCGTCCAACACCTCGAAGGCCGTGCCGGCAGCGCCACGCTGTTCGCCAGCCGAGGTCGCATCCGCCAATCGGTCGTCGAACTGCCAGGGCGGGGCATCTCCGGCCCCTACGCGATCGACGCGACCGGCCTCGTGAACAGCGAGCGCGTGGAGATCATCGTGCGCGATCGCAACCAGCCATCGCTCATCCTCCGTCGGACGCCGATGGTGCGCTTTGCCGACTACACACTCGAAACCGGCACCGGGCGCATCATCTTCCGCGCGCCGGTGCCGAGCGCTGACGCGAACCTCAACCCGACGTCGGTCCGTGTCACGTTCGAGACCGAAGACGGCGCCAGTGAGGCCTTCTGGGTCTACGGGTTCGATGCATCGGTCCGCGCCGGAACGCGCGCAGAGATCGGTGGCACGTTCGCGCGGGACGAGGGCCCGGCCACGAGTCACGACATCCTCGGGCTGAACGCGTCGGCGCGGCTGGGCGCCGGCACCACGCTCCTCGGCGAGTATGCACGTACGAAGGACGCCGTCGGAGCGACCGGTGACGCTCAGCGGGTGGAGTTGCGCCACCAGTCGGCGAGTCTCGAAGCCAGGGTGTTTGCCGTGCGCAGTGACGCCGGGTTTGCCAACCGGTCGTCGGTATTCGCCGGCGGTCGCACCGAAATCGGCGGGCGATTCACCAGGCAACTGACCGAGGGAACCCGGCTTGTCGGCGAAGCGCTGCGATCCGAGACCTCGGCGCTGGCCGATGCGCGTCGCGAAGGCGCGCTCCTGGCCATCGAGCGGCAGTTCACACCGGCGGTGCGAGGTGAACTGGGCTACCGTTACGCCCGGGACGACACACCGTCCGCCGGATCCGGAATGATTACGGATGCCACCGATCGCGACGTGAGCGCGGTGCGGGCGCGTGTGCATGTGGCGCTGCCCCGCGAGACCAGAACCTCGCTCTTTGGCGAAATCGAACAGGACGTGCGCGAGTCGGATCAGCGGCGAGTGGCACTGGGCGGCGAGTACATCCTGGCCAATCGCGCGCGCCTCTATGGGCGCCACGAGATCCTCTCCGGCCTCACCGATCCCTATGCGCCGAATGCTGGCGCCGATCGCAACGTGACGGTCTTCGGCATCGACGCCGACTACCTGCGCAACACGCACATGTTCAGCGAGTACCGGGCGCGTGACGCATTCGCCGGTCGCGATGCCGAGGCCTCGATCGGCCTCCGGAATCGCGCGACGCTTGCGCCGGGCCTCGTGCTCAACACGTCCTTCGAACGCGTGTCGCCGCTCGCAACCACCGGCACCGAACGCGACAAGGCGCTGGCCGTCACGGGCGCCATCGAGTGGACGCGGCCCGATCTCTGGAAGACCACCGCTCGCCTCGAGCGTCGCGACGCGTCCACGGGTGACAACACCCTGGCCTCGTTCGGCTACGCGAGAAAGCTGTCGCGTGACTGGACGCTGATCGCCCGCACGCTCTGGGACGACTTCGATGCCACCGTCGATCAGACGCGCAGCTTCTCGCAGTTCGGGCTCGCGTGGCGCGAGACGGACCGCAATCGCTGGAACGCGCTTGCACGCTACGAGCAGCGTTTCGAGCGGTACTCGGAAGCCCTCGGTGCAAGCCGACGCGACCTGGCGCACATCGTCGCCGCGGCCGTCAACTACCAGCCGGTCCAGCGGTTCACGCTTTCCGGTCGCTACGCCGCAAAGGCGGCGACCAACAGCATCAACGGCGTGGGGACGCACAGCACCGCGCAGCTGTTCATGGGCCGCGGCGTGCTCGACCTCTCCAGCCGGTTCGACCTCGGCGCCATCGGGAGCCTCCTCACGAGCGATGGATTCGCTGACCGTCGCTACGGCCTTGGCGGGGAACTCGGCCTGATCCTCATGAAGAACCTCCGCGTCGCCGGCGGCTACAACCTGTTCGGCTTCACGGACCGTGACCTGAACTCATTCGGCACGACGCGCCGCGGTCCGTACGTGGAGCTCGGATTCAAGTTCGACGAGGCGCTCTTTGGTGCGGGTGCAACCAGGGATGGAGGATCAAGGCAATGA
- a CDS encoding methylated-DNA--[protein]-cysteine S-methyltransferase, translating to MSRATQDYERVTAAIRYLEGASPHQPSLHELAAHVGLSEFHVQRLFTRWAGISPKRFMQVQTLHHAKEALDGARSVLDGTYTAGLSSAGRLHDLFVNLEAVTPGEYRSGGQGVRIDAGFHDTPFGECLVAVTERGICGLSFVEGDRDAGWADLEQRWPAAVVTESRARTSGLVSAIFEPLRGRARRPLALLVRGTNFQVQVWSALLRIPPGRFAAYEDIAHAISAPRAVRAVGTAVGRNPVAFLIPCHRVIRASGAIGGYRWGLPRKRAMIAWEAGRRAS from the coding sequence ATGAGTCGTGCAACTCAGGACTACGAGCGCGTGACGGCGGCCATCCGGTACCTGGAGGGCGCGTCGCCGCATCAGCCGAGTCTCCACGAGCTGGCGGCGCACGTGGGCCTGAGCGAATTCCACGTGCAGCGCCTGTTCACGCGGTGGGCGGGCATCAGCCCAAAGCGCTTCATGCAGGTGCAGACCCTGCACCACGCCAAGGAAGCGCTTGACGGTGCACGCAGCGTGCTCGATGGCACCTACACGGCGGGCCTCTCGAGCGCCGGCCGGCTGCACGACCTGTTCGTGAACCTCGAGGCCGTCACGCCGGGCGAGTACCGCAGCGGGGGTCAGGGCGTGCGCATCGACGCCGGATTCCACGACACGCCGTTCGGCGAGTGCCTGGTGGCCGTGACGGAGCGCGGGATCTGCGGCCTGAGCTTCGTGGAGGGCGACCGCGACGCGGGCTGGGCCGATCTCGAGCAGCGATGGCCGGCGGCGGTCGTCACGGAGTCGCGGGCCCGGACGTCGGGCCTCGTCTCCGCGATCTTCGAACCGCTGCGCGGCCGCGCGAGACGTCCGCTGGCCCTGCTGGTCCGAGGAACAAACTTTCAGGTGCAGGTGTGGAGTGCGCTGCTGCGCATTCCGCCGGGACGGTTTGCCGCGTACGAGGACATCGCCCACGCGATCAGCGCGCCGCGAGCCGTTCGGGCCGTGGGCACGGCCGTCGGCCGCAACCCGGTGGCCTTTCTCATCCCGTGCCATCGGGTGATCCGGGCCAGCGGCGCTATCGGCGGCTACCGCTGGGGCCTGCCACGCAAGCGAGCGATGATCGCGTGGGAGGCTGGTCGCCGGGCGTCGTAA
- a CDS encoding OmpA family protein, with protein MMTLPVRALSLGLLAVLVGCASGAPPSGARLTPVSRRITDAAIARDLAVFGELRQRAVRAADGASGGRRYLAARAAAWLALAQHAYERNDRSAFPEDMIVLAERDLIALESRTDSAVTAVGTAVLFPNDVRLFDDDAWGRALALRSAAGEVGAPDEIARAEALLVRQGNRILAGPACLGDAEASRHAAAILAAVERTRVAPTPVLPDPPRVVEERPAPVPQPDSARLPRLCAAPERLTGVPAAVHFALDRNNLTDASRTVLDRTVAALREFPGVRIRLSGHTDPRHNDAYNDALSQRRVDAVTDYLRQQGVDPSRVIRAEALGERQLLTRGTTAREQARNRRVDIVYVRCDGSELVPEETLDDLQLERRDR; from the coding sequence ATGATGACGCTGCCTGTTCGGGCACTTTCGCTCGGCCTGCTCGCTGTGCTCGTGGGCTGTGCCAGCGGTGCGCCGCCCTCGGGCGCACGACTGACACCGGTGTCGCGACGGATCACGGACGCCGCGATCGCGCGGGACCTCGCGGTGTTTGGTGAGCTGCGACAGCGTGCGGTGCGCGCTGCGGATGGCGCGTCCGGGGGGCGCCGTTATCTGGCGGCGCGCGCGGCGGCCTGGCTCGCCCTCGCGCAGCACGCATACGAACGCAACGATCGCTCGGCGTTTCCCGAGGACATGATCGTGCTCGCGGAGCGTGACCTCATTGCGCTCGAATCGCGCACGGACTCGGCGGTCACCGCCGTCGGGACCGCCGTGCTCTTTCCGAACGACGTGCGGCTGTTTGACGACGATGCCTGGGGACGCGCGCTCGCACTGCGGAGCGCGGCCGGAGAGGTCGGCGCGCCGGACGAGATCGCTCGTGCCGAGGCGCTGCTCGTCCGGCAGGGGAATCGCATCCTTGCTGGCCCCGCCTGCCTCGGTGACGCGGAGGCGTCGCGGCACGCGGCGGCCATTCTTGCGGCGGTCGAGCGCACGCGCGTAGCGCCGACGCCCGTCCTGCCGGATCCTCCCCGCGTGGTGGAAGAGCGCCCGGCGCCGGTGCCGCAACCCGATAGCGCACGGCTCCCCCGCCTCTGCGCCGCACCTGAGCGACTCACCGGCGTGCCGGCCGCGGTGCACTTCGCCCTCGATCGGAACAATCTGACGGATGCCAGCCGCACGGTGCTCGATCGGACGGTTGCTGCTTTGCGCGAGTTCCCCGGCGTGCGCATCCGGCTCTCGGGACACACCGATCCGCGGCACAACGACGCCTACAACGACGCGCTTTCGCAGCGCCGAGTGGATGCGGTGACGGACTATCTGCGCCAGCAGGGTGTCGATCCGTCGCGCGTCATCCGCGCCGAAGCGCTTGGCGAGCGACAACTGCTGACCCGGGGGACCACCGCACGCGAGCAGGCACGCAATCGTCGTGTAGACATCGTGTACGTGCGCTGCGACGGTTCCGAGCTCGTGCCCGAGGAGACCCTGGACGACCTGCAACTCGAGCGGCGCGATCGCTGA
- a CDS encoding NAD+ synthase gives MPQPITLAVAQLRPRKGDYAANVDRVGAVLAQLAAADPRPDVVHFAETVLSGYFVEGGVREVAVTAGMLAADLDHALRAHGGPLRPIDVVIGFYERWRETLHNSVAYLRLGDGPAHVVHVHRKAFLPTYGLFDEERFVERGHDLRAFDTAWGRAGMLICEDAWHSLSGTIVALDDADLIFVSSAAPARGIHPRHDEIPGPGSVSRWERLVRELAEEHGVFVSLANLVGSEGGKVFAGSSCVFGPRGDLRGRSPAWEEAVLMVPVDFGDVGRARADTPLLADLRTALPHLRRCLDTAERGGERPGLAFDGAVRVVDATRGAPPENHGNTPAAPNHNHHVPVRIVSPQGLSGGGPAPLEIDAPLVERWLTGFLADELARRHMTDVVVGLSGGVDSAVTAYLAARAIGPQHVHAIRLPYRTSNPESLAHAQLVIDALGLPAQTIDISAAVDGYLAHAADADPARRGNVMARTRMIALFDQSARLRGVPLGTGNKSERLLGYFTWHADDSPPINPLGDLFKTQVWSLARHLGVPDVIVDKPASADLITGQTDEGDFGVSYATADAILSWLVAGYTARELEDRGFARHEIELVRRRLDGTHWKRKLPTVAMLTGTAIGESYLRPVDY, from the coding sequence ATGCCTCAGCCGATCACGCTCGCCGTCGCCCAGCTGCGGCCGCGAAAGGGGGACTACGCCGCCAACGTCGACCGGGTTGGCGCCGTCCTGGCCCAGCTCGCGGCCGCCGACCCTCGTCCCGACGTCGTGCACTTCGCGGAGACCGTCCTGTCGGGCTACTTCGTGGAGGGCGGCGTTCGTGAGGTGGCGGTCACGGCGGGAATGCTGGCCGCCGACCTGGACCACGCCCTGCGAGCGCACGGTGGCCCGTTGCGCCCGATCGACGTGGTGATTGGCTTCTACGAGCGCTGGCGCGAGACGCTCCACAACAGCGTGGCCTACCTTCGCCTCGGTGATGGGCCGGCTCACGTCGTCCACGTCCACCGCAAGGCGTTCCTGCCGACGTACGGTTTGTTCGACGAAGAGCGGTTTGTGGAGAGAGGTCACGACCTGCGCGCATTCGACACGGCGTGGGGACGCGCTGGCATGTTGATCTGCGAAGACGCGTGGCACTCGCTGTCGGGCACGATCGTGGCACTCGACGACGCGGATCTGATCTTCGTCTCGTCCGCGGCACCGGCGCGTGGCATTCACCCGCGGCATGACGAGATCCCGGGACCGGGGAGCGTGTCGCGCTGGGAACGGCTGGTGCGCGAACTCGCCGAGGAGCATGGGGTGTTCGTGTCGCTGGCGAACCTGGTGGGGAGTGAAGGGGGGAAGGTGTTCGCCGGAAGCTCGTGCGTGTTTGGACCGCGGGGCGACCTGCGAGGGCGCTCGCCGGCGTGGGAAGAGGCCGTGTTGATGGTGCCCGTGGACTTCGGCGATGTGGGTCGCGCGCGGGCGGACACGCCGTTGCTGGCGGACCTTCGCACGGCGCTCCCGCATTTGCGTCGGTGCCTTGACACCGCGGAGCGCGGCGGCGAGCGACCGGGGCTCGCGTTTGACGGGGCCGTGCGGGTTGTGGACGCGACGCGGGGGGCCCCCCCCGAAAACCACGGTAACACTCCTGCCGCCCCCAACCACAACCATCACGTCCCCGTTCGCATCGTTTCCCCGCAGGGACTCAGCGGCGGCGGCCCAGCGCCCCTCGAAATCGACGCCCCGCTCGTCGAACGCTGGCTCACCGGCTTCCTCGCTGACGAACTCGCACGCCGCCACATGACCGACGTCGTCGTCGGCCTCTCCGGTGGCGTCGACTCGGCGGTCACCGCGTACCTCGCCGCCCGAGCCATCGGCCCTCAGCACGTTCACGCCATTCGACTCCCATACCGCACCTCGAACCCCGAGAGCCTGGCCCACGCGCAACTCGTCATCGATGCGCTCGGCCTCCCCGCGCAAACCATCGACATCTCGGCGGCGGTGGATGGGTATCTGGCGCACGCCGCCGACGCCGATCCCGCGCGCCGCGGCAACGTGATGGCGCGGACGCGAATGATCGCCCTCTTCGATCAGTCGGCTCGACTCCGAGGCGTGCCGCTCGGCACCGGAAACAAGTCGGAACGACTCCTCGGGTACTTCACCTGGCACGCCGACGATTCGCCGCCGATCAATCCGCTCGGCGACCTCTTCAAGACGCAGGTCTGGTCGCTGGCCCGCCACCTCGGCGTCCCTGACGTGATCGTTGACAAGCCCGCTTCCGCGGACCTGATCACCGGGCAGACCGACGAAGGGGACTTTGGCGTGAGCTACGCGACGGCGGATGCTATCCTGAGTTGGCTCGTCGCCGGCTACACTGCACGCGAACTCGAGGACCGCGGCTTCGCACGCCACGAGATCGAGCTCGTCAGGCGCCGACTCGACGGCACCCACTGGAAGCGAAAATTGCCGACCGTGGCCATGCTCACCGGCACGGCCATCGGCGAATCGTACCTGCGGCCCGTGGACTACTGA